Below is a genomic region from Halorussus caseinilyticus.
CGCACGAGGTTGTCTACCTCCGGGTCCACGCGGTAGTCCTCCGCGCCGAAGTGGTGGGTGAGTCCGCCGTCCTGCGGGTCCATGTCGATGACGAGAGCGTCCTGACCGCGGCGGGCGTGCGCCGCCGCGAGGTTGACCGAGTGGGTCGTCTTGCCGACCCCGCCCGCTTCGCTCTAGACGGTGTACGAAATCATCGACTGGTGGGTCACACCCGGCGCATAAAAATCTCCGTCAGACGAATCAGTCAGACTGAACAGTGACACTAATCAGTAACACTATCTAGTAATACTGACCAATAATACTGTCTAGTAACACTGGTGGACGGTAGAGACCGAGTGAGTCGTCCCCCGTTCCGCCCGCGGGTACCGCGAAGGGCATGATTTATGCCTCGTATCTCTGAAAAGCCAGTGTGAGAAACGTATCGAATCGGGAAATTATCGTGACTCTTGTCGTGTTGAGCCTCGGACTTTCGGCGGGAGTCACGATTGTCGCCGGGAGTAGCGACCTGATGTACGTCGAAGACGACATCTCCGAAGATACGACGTGGACGGCGGCGGGCGGTCCCTACCGAATCGCCGCGGACGTGACCGTCGAGAAGGGGACCACGCTCCGCATCGAACCCGGAGCGGTCGTCCAGTCCGCCGAGGACATCACGATTGCTGTCGAGGGGAACCTGACCGCCGAGGGAACTGCGAGCGAACCCGTCACGTTCACCACCGCGCCGCAGGCACCCGCGGAGATTCGCTGGGCGTCCATCGAGTACGACGGCGCGTCGGACTCCCGACTCTCGCTGTCGCACGTCACGATAGAGCGAGCGACGAACGGAATCACCGTCGCCAGCGGTGCCGGAAAAATCGCACTCTCCGAGACGACGGTCCGAAACGTCGAGCGGAACGGGATTCGCGTCGCCGACACGTCGAACACGCCGAAGATTACGGTCGAAGACTCGGCGTTCGCCGAAATCGGCGAGCGAGCGGTCGCACTGACCCCCGGCACGGGGACCGTCCGCGAATCGGACGTGGCCGCCCAGTCGAACGACCTCGGCGAGCAGACGATGCACAGAGCCACGGCGACGTTCGTCGCCGACGTGACGATGGACTCGTTCCGAGTCGGCTACCGCGGGCACGGAAACGCAAGCGGAGTGAAACGTGGGTCCATCAAGCGCCTCGGTATCGACACCGACGGCGACGAGCGAGTGGACCGGTCGCTGAAACCGGCGGTCCGAACCGTCGGCCATCCGGGAAGCAACGCCTTCCGAATCCGGTTCAACCGCTCGGTCACGGTTCCGGCGGGAGCCACGCTGGTCGCAATCTACGGCGGCGTGACCAACCCGGAAACCTACGGCACGTACCCGGTCGCGGTCAGTTTCGAGCGGGCGGGCGTCGAACAGACCGCGGGGACCCGGATTCCGTTCGACATCTACTCGTCGGCGGGCCAGCGATTCGGCAGTGAGGACGCGAAACCGAGTCGCACCGGACGACTCTCGATAACCGGCACCACCTTCGACGCCATCGGAGACCGAGGCGTGTTCGTCGCCGCGGACGCCGCCCGGCGGCTTCGAATCGCCGGGAACTCGTTCGCCGACGTGCGCGGAACCGCCGTCGCGGTCCGCGGCGAGCGAGTCGGTTCGGTCGTCCTCGACGGAAACGACATCTCCGCGCTCGGTGAGGAGGCCGACGGTCTCCGAGTCGCCACGCAGGAGGTCGAGAGCTTGGAAATCAGAGAAAACAACGTCTCGGGTGCCGACGCTGGCATCGCCTTCGTAGCGAGCAACCGCAACGTCGGCGGCGTGACCGTCGCCTCCAACACCGTCGCGCGAAGCACGACAGGTCTCCGCGTCCGACACGACGCCCGGTACTTCGACCAAGACGTGTCGCTGACGGTCCTGAACAACACGTTCGCGAACAACGCCCGGCGCGGCGTCTCGGTGGTCGCCGAGGACGCGCGACTCGCCGGGTTCGAGGTCCGAGGCAACCGGATTACGGCGAACGGCGAGGCTGGGATGGTGCTGGAAGGCCACCGGGTCGAGGAGAGTCGCATCGCGGACAACCGACTCGCCGAGAACCGCGGCGACGGACTCGCCATCTGGACGGACACCGTGATGCACAACGTCTCGGTGGCGGCGAACCGCGTTCTCGATAACGCGGGCGTCGGCCTGCGCTTCGATAGCCAGCTGACCCACGCCGGACGACTCTCCGTGACCGAGAACGTCGTGGCCGCGAACGCCTACGGCGTCCGCGTCTCGGGGTCGCTCGGTGCGCGAATCCTCGACAACACCGTCGTCCACAACACCTACGGCGACGGTCCGCCGGTCGGCTCCCCCGGCTACCGGCCCGGAACCGGAATCGTGGTCGAAGAGGGTGACGCTGGCGCAATCTTCGAGGCCGGGAGCGTGGACCCGCGACTCGCAGAGCTAATCGACGAGCGGATGGTCGAGTTCAGTCTCGAACGGAGACCCGGCGACGACTACACGGTCGTCCTCAGACCCGACGAGGGTGCCCACATCCGGCGGGGCGACGACAGCGCGCTGGCAGTCGAGGCGCTCCCCGACGACATCCCGACCGGGGTCACGCTTGGGAAGGACGACGACCGGCGCTCGGGCGTCGTCGTCCGGGACAACGACGTGTACGGCCACGACCGAGGGATGGTGGTGAACGTCAGCGGACTCGTCGACGTGAACTCGACGACCCGCCTGCTCGTCAACACGACCCGGACCGTCGTCGCCGAGCGAAACTACTGGGGCGCACCCGACGGCCCGACACACGCGTCGATTCACCCGGAGGGGACCGGCGACCTCGTCGTGACGCGCCGCGGGTGGGTCGATTTCGTCCCGATGGCGTCGTCGCCGTTCGGACCGCGGCGTCACCGTCCGACGGCGAACCTCACCGTCTCGCCGCGACCCGCGGTAGTCGGCGAGCGAGTCCGCCTCTCCGGTGTCGAGTCGAGCGACGCCGACGGACGCGTCGCGTCCTATCGGTTCGTCGTCGGCGGCGAGCGACGGACCGTCGCGGAACCCGCCGTCTCCGCCTCGTTCGAGACGAACGGCACGGAGACGGTTTCCCTACTCGTGGAAGACGAGATGGGGGTCGAGAGCGAAGCGCCCGCGACGGTCACGGTGAACGTGCAGAACGCGACGGCAACGAACGAAACGGCAACGAACGAAACGACCGCGAACGCGACGACGCAAGCCAGCGAGACGGAAACTGACCGGCAGACGACGCTCTCGGCCAGCGCGGACAGCGGTTTCGTCCCCGGTCTGACCGTCTTCACGACTCCCGGCGGACTCGTCGGACTCGTGTTCTACCTCGCGGCGCTGGTTCTGGGCGCGTACGCCGCCGTCCAGACGGTCCGGGACGAACCGATTCCCGTCGAGGGGATGACCATCAACGGTCTCGCGGGGGCCGGTGTCCTCGTCTGGGCCGGGTTCGGACTGGTCGGCACCGACGGACTCCTCGCGGTCGGTGTCGGCGGTGCGGTCCTCTGGGCCGGTCTCGTCGGCGTCCTCTGGGCAGTGACACAGCGGTTGTAGCAGAAGCGCGGCGGCTCGGAGAAATCGAACCGACCGGATGCGGTCGGTCTAGTCGTCGGAAATCGGTTCGCTGTTCGGCGACTCTTCGAGGAACTGGTCGGTGCCGAAACTCTGGAAGCGCGACCCGCCGTTGACCGAGTACTCCTCGCGTCCGAGGAGTTGGTTGACGATGAGAGCGTTCCGGTACGCGCCCAGCGAGAGGTCCGCGATGTTGAAGCCGTGGGCGTGCAGTGCGCCGTTCTGGACGAAGAGCGTCCCGTCGAGTCCGTCGGTTTCGACGGTGTAGTCGCGGTCGACTTGGAACTGGTCGTCTTCGGTGAACTCGATGCTGGACTCGATGGGGTCCAAGAACTCGGGGGTCGGGCGGTGGTAGCCCGTCGCCAGAATCACGACTTCGCTGTCGTGCTGGAACCGCTCTTTTTCTTCCCACTGGTTGCAGGTGAGTCGGTACCGCCCGTCGTCTCTCGCCTCGATGTCCTCGACTTCGGTCTTCGAGAGCATGCCGATGTCGGGGTCGCCGTGAATCGAACGCCGGTAGAGGGTGTCGAAGATGGCCGCACTCGTCGAGGGCGAGATGCCCTTGTACAGCAGGTCTTGCTGTGCAACCCGGTCGTCGCTCGTCTCCTTGGGCAGGTCGTAGAAGTACTCGATGTAGTCGGGCGTCCGCAGTTCGCGCGTCAGTTTCGACGGGTCGACCGGGTAGAATCCGTCGGAGCGAGTCAACCAGTCGAGTCGGTAGTCGGCCTTCTCCTGTCGCTTCAGCAGGTCGTGGAAAATCTCGGCCGAACTCTGTCCCGACCCGACGACGGTAATCGAATCGGCTTCGAGACAGCGTTCGCGCTGGTCCAGATACAGCGACGTGTGGAAAACGTCGTCGCTCGGGTGTCCGCGGAGGCTTTCGGGGACGAACGGACGCGACCCGACGCCGAGAGCGATGTCGTCGCACCGATGCTTGGTTTCCTCGCCGGTCTCGGGGTCTCGGGCCTTGACCATGAAGTTGCCGTCGCCGGTGTCGTAGACCGACTCGACGCGCCGATTGAACTGGCAACTATCGAGACGGGTCGAGACCCACTTACAGTACTTGTCGTACTCTCTGCGCGGGATGTGGAAGTTCTCGTAGTTGAAGAACTCCCAGAATCGGTCGTGCTTGCGGAGGTAGTTCAGGAAACTGTGTGGGTTCGTCGGGTCGGCGGGCGTCACGAGGTCACCGATAAACGAACTCTGGAGCGCCGACCCCTCGATGAGCATGTCGCCGTGCCAACTGAACTCCGACTTCTGTTCGAGGAATAACGCGTCGATTTCCTCGTCAGTCCCGTCGATAAGCGCCGCTAAGCTGAGATTGAACGGACCAAGCCCAATCCCGATAACATCGTAACTGCTGGAGTTCATGTGTTTGACCACACTACACTATGCATAAATAATCTACGGATTGAACTAATTTTTATTCTATATTTTTGTTGTGATAGCAACCGAGCGACCGTTTTAGCGCTCGTATCCGCCACTATCGGGACTGCGAGACTATCTGATTATCGCGCGTCGGGAAAGTCCGGACCGCGGACCGGCGGCGCTTACAGATTGAGCAGTTCGCGCGGGTTGTCCTGCGCAATTTTGCGCTTCTGCTCGGTGGTAAGTCCTTCGTGGTCGAACACCGACGCCGGAGCGTCGAAGTCCATGTGGGGGTAGTCCGTGGCGAGGACCAACTGGTCTTCGAGGTCGTTCATCTCGATGATGGTCTGGAGGTCCTCGGGCTTTCGGGGTTGCTCTTCGAGCGGTTGGAGTCCGTAGTAGAAGTCGCTCAGGTACTCGCTCGGCAGTTTGTTCATCTCGGGCGCGTCCGAGGGCCGTTCGATGTACTCGCGGTCCATCCGGGTGCGGAGGAACTGAATCCACGAGACGCCCGCTTCGAGGAAACACCAGTCGATGTCGTAGCGTTCCGGAATCCCTCGAGCGATGATGCTCGTCGCGTGCCACATCTTCGCCATCGGGTGGGTCAGCGTGTGGTACTCCATGAACGTCTCCACGTTGAGGTCACGGGTCGGAAACGCCGGGTACAGTCCGCTACCGCTGTGGAGGAAAATCGGGAGGTCCTGATTCTCGGCCGCCTCGTACATCGGTTCGTACTGCTGGTGGCCGAGCGGATACTGCGGGCCAACGTCTATCATGAAGATGCCCGCGACTCCGGGTTCGTCGCCGTACTCTTCGATGATGCGTGCGCTCTCTTTGGGATGCTCCGGAATTGCCAGTAGTTTGGCGAAGTTCTGGTTTTCGGGGTCGGCGAATCGCTCCACGAGGTACTCGTTGAGCGCCCACATGTAGTGGACTCGTTTCTCGGCGTTCGGAATCTGAGTGAGCTTGAACTGCCCCGGCGAGTACACGACGACATCGACGCCGAACTCCTTTCGCTTCTCCTCGTACTCCTCGGGGTTGGACACGGGATGTGGCGTCCACTGGATGCGCCCCCCGGCAGACCGGTCCCACCCGTCCCACGGAAGCGGTCCTCGTTCGGGATGAGCCATGTACCCCGCTTTTTCCCGCTCCCGAACGTCTTCGTCGAGATACGGGAACAGGTCCTTGTGCGTCGTCATCGAGTGCACTTCCGTATCGTAGACGGTGATGTCTTCAAGTTCCGAGTCCATAATTATATTGACTAGTAGACTGCACTAAAGTCTACCGGAGTTCAGCGAAAATAACCGTTCGATTCGACAGAAGGCTAGAGAATTTCTCCCGTACACAGACCGTCTAGCGAGCGTCGAGCGTCGGTTTCGATACGGGATGAACTTCGACAGAGCAATAATTTTTTCATCCCGTTGACTCAGGGTAGTAACATGGACGAATCATCGGCCGTGCCGGTAGGCGAGCGAGACGAGTTCGAAGACAGCGAGGGGCAAATAATCGACGTGGCGGGAACCGACGTGGCCGTTTTCCTCTCCGAAGGCGAACTGCACGCTATCGAGAACACGTGTCCTCATCAAGGAGGTCCGTTGGGCGACGGAAAAGTCGAGGGTGACAACGTGTACTGTCCGTGGCACGGATTCGAGTTCGACCTCACGACGGGCGAACACGCACACATGGACGACATGTGCGTCGAAACGTATCCCGTGTTCGTAGAGGACGAAACCGTGTACGTCGCCGTCGAGTAAACTCGACGGGACGAGCGACCGGTCGAAGCTACTCTTCGTACTCCGATTCGACGCGCGCGTCGAACGCGTCCCGAATCGTTTCGGTTGTCGCGCTACGCTCGAACTGTTGGCCGTCGAGACTCGAAACCGGACGGACTTCCCACGTCGTGTTCGTCAGGAAGGCGTCGTCGGCGTCACGCAAGTCATCGGGGGTGTAACTGTCGGTTTCGACCTCGATGCCCCGCTCTTCTGCCAGTTCGAGGACGACTTCCCGAGTGATGCCGGGGAGAACCGGCCCGTCGAGCGAGGGAGTCTTCAGCACACCGTCGGTACAGAAGAAGAGGTTGCTAGTGGCACCTTCGGTGACGTTCCCCGCTTGGTCGAGCATGAGCGTCTCGTCCGCGTCGGACTCGCTTCGGGCGAGGATTCCGTTGAGGTAGTTGTGCGTCTTGGCGGCCGACGGCACGGCCGAGTCGGGTATGCGAGTGGTCTCGACCGTCTCGACTTCGGCAGGCCCGTCCCAGACGGGTTCGCCCTTCCTACCGCTTCGAGGCAGTTCCGAGACGAGTATCACGAGCGTCGGGGAACTGTCGGCCGGTGGACTCAACTTTCCGGAGTGGACCCCGCGGGTGACAGAGAGTCTGACGTACGACTCCGAGAACCCGTTAGCCTCCAGCGTCTCCCGAATCGCCTGTCGAAGGTCCGCCGACCCGTAGTCGTGGTCGATACCCAAGAGGTCACAGGTGCGTTGCAGTCGGTCGTAGTGTCGGTCCCACTCGAACGGGTCCCCGTCGTACGCGCGAAGCGTCTCGAACGCCGCGTCCCCGTATTTGAATCCCCGGTCGTTTACCGACACGGTGGCTTCGCTCGCGGGAACTATCTCCCCATCGACGTAGTACAGTAACTCACTCATGATTAGATTCTCCCAGCTATACATTTATAGGCTCGTATGTCACTTGTATTTTACTTCTCGGCTCGGTTGTAGAAAAATTATCGGAGAATCGACTCCGCGTTACGGTTAGAGATAGTTAGAGTCAAGCCAGTTTTCTCTGAAAGTACGCTACCGATACGTGAGCGTAGTTTTTGAACGTATGTTTAGATACGGTCTTCTAAGTTTGTAAAATTCATCGGTAAAGTAGGAGCAGTTCAAAAATCTGCTCCGAGAGTAATGTTATTTTCGCAATCAATATCCAGATATGAAAACAATTATTATTGCTGTGCTTTAATTGATTCGATGAGTGCCGCGGCACTAGTGGTTTAAACACATGTCGGATAAAACATTTGCAGTTACGACCGAGAACGAATTCACCTCGTTGGCGGCTAGTCCAGACGAACCGGCCAGAATTCCGGTCGAAGTTCGGACGACAGTCGAAGACCCTTACGTCGCGTATCGAAACGCACGCGACGGTCCGGACGGAGTGTATCTCGAAACGACCGGAGAACAGGACGGTTGGGGGTACTTCGGCGTCGAACCGGAATACTGGGTCACGAACTCCAGCGACGAACCCGATAGTTTCGACCAACTCGATACCCTGTTAGACGACGAGCGACTCGTCCGTGGCGACTGCGACGTGCCGTATCCCTGCGGCGCGTTCGGGTGGCTTTCGTACGACATCGCCCGAGAGATAGAAGACCTCCCGGACACGACCGAAGACGACCGGAACCTCCCGCGGCTCCAGTTCGGCGTCTACGACTTAGTTACCGCGTGGGAGGACACGGGAGACGCCGACCGAACAGAACTGCGAGTTACGTGCTGTCCGGAGGTCAGTCCGGGCGACGACTTCGCATCGAGATACGCCACTGCGCGTAACCGCCTCGAAAACCACGTCGAGAAGATTCACAGCGGCGACTCGGGCGTAGAGCCACCGAAATCTGACAGTTCGGTTACGTTCGAGAGCGAGGCCGGGAAAGAAGAGTACGCCGACAGCGTTCGGAAGGTGAAACACTACATCCGAGAGGGCGACACGTTCCAAGGAAATATCTCTCAACGACTCTCCGGACCCGCCGCGGTCCATCCCGTCAAAGTGTTCGACGCCCTCCGCGAAGTGAACCCGGCACCGTACTCGGGGCTTCTGGAGTTCCCCGGTGTGGACCTAGTGAGTACCAGCCCCGAGTTGCTCCTCCACTGCGAGGGCGACCGACTTGTCACCGAACCGATTGCAGGCACCCGACCGCGCGGCGAGACGCCCGAAGAGGAGGAAGAACTCGAAGACGAATTGCTGTCGAGCGAGAAGGAACACGCCGAACACGCGATGCTCGTGGACCTCGAACGAAACGACCTCGGGAAAGTCGCCGAATACGGGTCCGTGGAAGTGACCGACTACAGGCGCATCGACCGCTACTCGGAGGTCATCCACACGGTTTCGGTTGTCGAAGGGACCCGCCGCCCGGAGAAGACGATTCCCGACTCTATCTGTGCCGTCTTCCCCGGCGGAACGATTACCGGCGCGCCGAAACCGCGAACGATGGAAATCATCGACGAGGTGGAATCGACCCGACGCGGCCCCTACACGGGGAGCATCGGTGTCATCGGGTTCGACGAGCGAGCGACCCTCAACATGACGATTCGGACGCTCGTTCGGCGACACGACAACTACTACCTCCGCGTCGGTGCGGGAATCGTTCACGACTCGGACCCGGTTTCGGAGTTCTACGAGACGCTGGACAAAGGGCGCGCGCTCATCAACGCCATCAGCGACGCCTTAGACGACGAAACCGAACTCGAACTCGAAGTGGGTGACGAACAATGATTCTGGTCATCGACAACTACGACTCGTTCGCGTACAACCTCGTGCAGTACATCGGTGAGTTCGCCGAAGAAATCGTCGTGCGAAGAAACGACGCCATCGATGTCGAAGAGATTCGAGAGATGGACCCGGACGGAATCGTCGTCTCTCCCGGACCCGGTACACCCCAAGACGCGGGCGTCTCCATCCCGATTTTCGAGGAGACGGAGATTCCCGCACTCGGCGTCTGTCTGGGCCACCAAGCTCTGTGTGCGGCGGAAGGCGCGTCGGTCGGCCACGCGCCCGAAGTCGTCCACGGGAAACCATCTCAAATCACCCACGACGGGAAGGGCATTTACGAGAACTTGGACGAGGTTATCCGCGTCGGCCGGTACCACTCGCTGGCGGTCGAAAACGGGTCGCTCCCCGACTCGCTCGAAGTGACGGGACAGACCGAAGGCGAGGAGGAAGACCGCATCGTGATGAGCGTCCGTCACGAGTCGAAACCCCACATCGGCATCCAGTACCACCCCGAGAGCATCCTGACCCCGCCCGGCAAGAGGTTGATACAGACCTTCTGCGAGAAGTGCCGTTCGGGTGCGTTCACCGGCTCGGAATAGTCGCTACCGGGTTCAGACGGGTTCGTGACAGACGTTACCCAGTACACCTCCCCAGGATATTTATTCGAGACGTTTCTTTTTACAGTTATAATTTTAGAGCGAATAATTTAAGTCGTCGAAATTTGTGGTATCAGATATGGTCGTAGGACCTGCCCACCACTACGGAGTCAACGTGTCCGACATCGAGCGTTCAATCGAATTCTATCGAGACGTTCTCGGACTGGAGTTGCTACGGGAGGAAAAGGAGCTGAGCGACCACCACGAAGAACTCCTCGGCGTGGAAGGAGTCGAGGGGACTTTCGCGGTTCTGGAAGGAAACGGGATGAAGTTCGAACTGAAGTCCATCGACAAGCCCTCGAACAAGAGCATCAACGCGATGCGGTCGCCCATCGACGTTGGTGACGACCACTTCTGCTGGGAAGTGGACGACATCGACGCGAAGTACGAGGAACTGACCGACAAGGGCGTCGAGTTCCTCGGCGAACCCAAGTCGGTCGGCACCGTCAAGTCGCGGGTCGCCTACTTCTACGACCCCGACGGAAACGTCCTCGAACTCGTCGAACCCGAGTAACGAGAATCGCCGCAAAGAGTTCTTCGAGAGGCGCGATTGGCCCATCTCTGTCTCTCATCTCTCCTATCGCTGTCCCGTGTTCTGTATCTCTGTTCTGTGTTCTATCGCTCGATAGCGACTGATTCCTCGGTCAGTACGACCGAAGAACCCAACGGGATTATGTAGATAGCAGTGGTCGTTTCGACCGATGGCGAGCAAGCGCGCGACGGTGACGTGTCCGGACTGCGGTCTCGAAGAGACGTTCACAAAACTCGGGACAGCACGGTCCTGCATCGAAGACCACCGCACGGAGACGGGCCACGAAGCGACGTGGGAGCTACACCAACTCGACGCGGGCGTCGAGCGCGCTGGCGACGACGCTGGTGTCTGTGGCCGACCGGGTTGTACGAACGAGAATTCACCTCTCGTTCAAGACGGCCGGTGAAAGTCGAGTAAGAAATGAAAATCGAGTAAGAGGTGAATGGCGAAGGGCGGAAACTGTAGGTTGTAGTGAACGAAAAGAGACACACCACGTTTCCAGTGAAATTCGCATTTTGGGTGGGTGGGACGAGTGCCAGCGTTTCGGAGTCGTGCGACCCAGAAACGCTGGCACCGATTCACTGGAAACGTGGTGTCAATGAGTGACTTCAACGACCTCTTTTCTCGGGAAGACCTAATCTTCGCCGACGAGGAACTCCTCGAAATCAACCACCTTCCCGACGACGACGACCGTATCGTCGGCCGCGGCGACGAGATTCAATCGCTTGCGAACGCGCTCAATCCGGCGCTCTTCGGCCAGTCCCCGAGCAACGTCCTCCTCTACGGCAAGACCGGCACCGGCAAATCACTCCGTGCGAAACACGTCTCGCGGCAACTCGTCCCCGAGGCGGCGCGCGACGGCATCACCGTCGGCAGAGCCTACGTCGATTGCGCCCAAGACACGACCGAGACGAAAGCCGTCTAGACCATCGCGCACAGTCTCAACACCGACGATACCGACATCTCCATCCGGAAAAGGCATCTCCACCTCGACCTACTACAAGCGACTCTGGCGCATTCTCGACGGCGAGTACGACGTGGTGGTCATCATCCTCGGCGAAATCGACAACTCGAAGACGACGCGATTCTCGTGCAACTCTCGCGGACAAACTCGGCCACTGCAAACTCGGCACTATCGGAATCAGCAACAAAATCAAGTACAAAGACCGGATGGACGAGCGAGTCAAGTCGAGTCTCTGCGAACGCGAGTTCGTCTTTCCGCCGTACGACGCGACTCAGCTCCGGGCCATCATGGAGGCCCGCGACGACGCTCCAGACGATTCAGTCGCTCGTGGAGCGAATCGAGGTGGACCGCGACGTGATGTCGTACGTCGTGGACATCACGCGCGAGACGCGCTCGGACGCACGGACGCAGGTCGGCGTCTCCCCGCGGGGCACTCAACGGCTCTTCGAGACGGCGAGGACTCGCGCGCTACTCGACGGCCGGGAGTACGTCGTCCCCGACGACGTGAAAGCGGTCGCTCGCCCGGTCGTGGCCCACCGACTCGTGCTGACCGCGGACGCCCGCGTCGAGGAGACGACCCGCGACGAGGTGGTCGGTGACATCCTCTCGGCGGTGTCGGTGCCGACGGTCGAACGGCGAGCGTAGCCGCGGAACGCGACTCCGGCGCACAGAGCGCGCTCTGCCTGTCTCGGCTATCGCCGCTTCTCGCGCGCGAAATACTAACCTATAATACTGTATACTAATTTCGATAGGAACTGGCTCGCCTACTCGTGGAGTGCCACGCTGAGCAGGACGATGGCGAGGACGAGCAGTGCGAGCGCCGGGAGAGAGAGACCGGTCGAACCCACCCCGTCCACGAGTTCGCCCGTCAGGACCGCCCCGCCGCCGACCACGCCCGCGCCGACCGCGTGGACGCCCTCGGTGCGCCACGTCGAGGCGGCCCGGCCCAACTGCTCGCCGACGTTGATGGCGTGTTCGCCGATGTCCCACCCGACGACGGCCACCGCCGCGCCAGCGACGAGTGTCCCGGCCGGGACCGCCCGGAAGATTCCCGCGACCAGTACCCCGACCAAGACGAGTCCAGCGCCGAGTTTCACCAGTCTGCGCGACCCGCGACCCCGCAGTGGGACCAGTCCGACGCCGAGCAGGAACACCCCGAGAAGACCGGGAAGCGCCCGCAGGATGCCGGGCAGGTCGCCAGCCATCACCGCGCCCGCGGGGACGCCGAGAAGCGCGACGACGCCGCCGACGCCGAGCGCGAGCAACGACAGAAATCGCCGCCCTCGGGACCGGAGTTCGTCGCCCACGGCCATCGCCCCTTGACCCGCGAGAACGACGCCGACCGCCGGACCGCCGGGACCGCCGACGAGAACGGTGCCGAGAGCGAGCGCGAACGCCGCGAGCGCGGCACTCGGACGCGTCGGTCGCCGTCTAACGGCGACCGACGCGCCGTCGCGCGCTACCGATTTCTCCGTCACAGCGCCCCCGTTCCCCGGCTTTTGCGACCGCCGCGGCGAGTCCGTCGTCGGCCGACCAGTCCACGACCGGAATCT
It encodes:
- a CDS encoding anthranilate synthase component I family protein; translation: MSDKTFAVTTENEFTSLAASPDEPARIPVEVRTTVEDPYVAYRNARDGPDGVYLETTGEQDGWGYFGVEPEYWVTNSSDEPDSFDQLDTLLDDERLVRGDCDVPYPCGAFGWLSYDIAREIEDLPDTTEDDRNLPRLQFGVYDLVTAWEDTGDADRTELRVTCCPEVSPGDDFASRYATARNRLENHVEKIHSGDSGVEPPKSDSSVTFESEAGKEEYADSVRKVKHYIREGDTFQGNISQRLSGPAAVHPVKVFDALREVNPAPYSGLLEFPGVDLVSTSPELLLHCEGDRLVTEPIAGTRPRGETPEEEEELEDELLSSEKEHAEHAMLVDLERNDLGKVAEYGSVEVTDYRRIDRYSEVIHTVSVVEGTRRPEKTIPDSICAVFPGGTITGAPKPRTMEIIDEVESTRRGPYTGSIGVIGFDERATLNMTIRTLVRRHDNYYLRVGAGIVHDSDPVSEFYETLDKGRALINAISDALDDETELELEVGDEQ
- a CDS encoding anthranilate synthase component II, which encodes MILVIDNYDSFAYNLVQYIGEFAEEIVVRRNDAIDVEEIREMDPDGIVVSPGPGTPQDAGVSIPIFEETEIPALGVCLGHQALCAAEGASVGHAPEVVHGKPSQITHDGKGIYENLDEVIRVGRYHSLAVENGSLPDSLEVTGQTEGEEEDRIVMSVRHESKPHIGIQYHPESILTPPGKRLIQTFCEKCRSGAFTGSE
- a CDS encoding VOC family protein; this encodes MVVGPAHHYGVNVSDIERSIEFYRDVLGLELLREEKELSDHHEELLGVEGVEGTFAVLEGNGMKFELKSIDKPSNKSINAMRSPIDVGDDHFCWEVDDIDAKYEELTDKGVEFLGEPKSVGTVKSRVAYFYDPDGNVLELVEPE
- a CDS encoding DUF7542 family protein, whose translation is MASKRATVTCPDCGLEETFTKLGTARSCIEDHRTETGHEATWELHQLDAGVERAGDDAGVCGRPGCTNENSPLVQDGR
- a CDS encoding AAA family ATPase: MERIEVDRDVMSYVVDITRETRSDARTQVGVSPRGTQRLFETARTRALLDGREYVVPDDVKAVARPVVAHRLVLTADARVEETTRDEVVGDILSAVSVPTVERRA
- a CDS encoding DUF7519 family protein, which codes for MTEKSVARDGASVAVRRRPTRPSAALAAFALALGTVLVGGPGGPAVGVVLAGQGAMAVGDELRSRGRRFLSLLALGVGGVVALLGVPAGAVMAGDLPGILRALPGLLGVFLLGVGLVPLRGRGSRRLVKLGAGLVLVGVLVAGIFRAVPAGTLVAGAAVAVVGWDIGEHAINVGEQLGRAASTWRTEGVHAVGAGVVGGGAVLTGELVDGVGSTGLSLPALALLVLAIVLLSVALHE